Proteins from a single region of Campylobacter lari:
- a CDS encoding PDZ domain-containing protein: protein MRILLCILGVVCTLFAVPRPTFNDFLGCYEKNKASMLIYEGLPAFALNENTLAVVKTKNAKLNSYTKYDPFLNLYLVKTDFSLIPAPMGNEEDLTRNSWVGILDSNKSYIGHLKYFGQSLTERDQLDFASKIGELNSPCCKMLGISLEDGKLIGNRYLKHFAKYPDAYWGDIGVDFDMRDGKIYVKNVRKNGQFLLNDELVSVDGQAYDDLRKLNEKILFADRGATLYFNVLRDNKDVNISTMVFDKDLGVFAKPKKVVQAKPSSFYSNLGLRVDMKMNVTEVTPNSKAQMAGFLKGDKILRINNQKINNFNELQAVLAQANTFDILVSRQASNIPSAKNNDFEHFNKGYFDFFIRLNK from the coding sequence ATGAGAATTTTACTTTGTATTTTGGGTGTAGTTTGCACACTTTTTGCTGTGCCAAGACCGACTTTTAATGATTTTTTGGGTTGTTATGAAAAAAATAAAGCTAGTATGTTGATTTATGAGGGCTTACCTGCCTTTGCTTTAAATGAAAATACTTTAGCAGTAGTTAAAACTAAAAACGCGAAATTAAACAGCTATACTAAATATGATCCCTTTTTAAATTTGTATTTAGTAAAAACAGATTTTAGTTTAATTCCTGCACCTATGGGAAATGAAGAAGATTTAACACGCAATAGTTGGGTGGGAATTTTAGATAGCAATAAAAGCTATATAGGACATTTGAAGTATTTTGGGCAAAGTTTGACAGAGCGTGATCAACTTGACTTTGCTTCTAAAATCGGAGAACTTAACTCGCCGTGTTGTAAAATGCTTGGTATAAGTTTAGAAGATGGCAAACTTATAGGTAATCGTTATTTAAAACACTTTGCAAAATATCCTGATGCTTATTGGGGTGATATAGGTGTGGATTTTGATATGCGTGATGGCAAAATTTATGTTAAAAATGTGCGTAAAAATGGACAATTTTTACTTAATGATGAGCTTGTGAGTGTTGATGGACAAGCTTATGATGATTTAAGAAAACTAAATGAAAAAATTTTATTTGCTGATCGCGGTGCAACTTTATACTTTAATGTATTAAGAGATAATAAAGATGTTAATATCTCCACTATGGTTTTTGATAAAGACTTGGGTGTATTTGCTAAGCCTAAAAAAGTGGTTCAAGCTAAGCCAAGTTCTTTTTATAGCAATCTAGGATTGCGCGTAGATATGAAAATGAATGTTACAGAAGTTACTCCAAATTCTAAAGCACAAATGGCTGGATTTTTAAAAGGGGATAAAATTTTAAGAATTAATAATCAAAAAATCAACAATTTTAATGAACTTCAAGCTGTTTTAGCTCAAGCTAATACTTTTGATATTCTAGTCTCAAGACAAGCAAGCAATATCCCTTCAGCGAAAAATAATGACTTTGAGCATTTTAATAAAGGATACTTTGACTTTTTTATAAGGCTAAATAAGTGA
- a CDS encoding superoxide dismutase family protein codes for MKKIILGSLLASSFLFGANLENFNPKAQKDHLVIKMEILDKKANKDAGEVVAVQTPYGVAFYPNLKGLESGIHGFHVHANADCGATDKGLGMKAGGHWDPEKTDAHSSPWDDKGHKGDLPPLYVEKDGKATNPVLAPKIKTLDELKNHALMIHFGGDNHSDHPAALGGGGARMACGVIK; via the coding sequence ATGAAAAAAATCATTCTAGGTTCTTTACTAGCATCAAGCTTTTTATTTGGAGCAAATTTAGAAAATTTTAATCCAAAAGCACAAAAAGATCATTTAGTTATCAAAATGGAAATTCTTGATAAAAAAGCTAATAAAGATGCAGGCGAAGTTGTAGCAGTACAAACTCCTTATGGGGTAGCATTTTATCCAAATCTTAAAGGTTTAGAAAGTGGAATTCATGGCTTTCATGTTCATGCAAATGCTGATTGTGGAGCAACTGATAAAGGTTTAGGTATGAAAGCAGGTGGACACTGGGATCCTGAAAAAACAGATGCTCACTCAAGCCCATGGGATGATAAAGGTCACAAAGGGGATTTACCACCACTTTATGTAGAAAAAGATGGTAAAGCAACTAACCCTGTATTAGCACCAAAAATCAAAACTCTTGATGAGCTTAAAAATCATGCTCTAATGATACATTTTGGAGGAGACAATCACAGCGATCATCCTGCAGCACTTGGCGGTGGCGGTGCTAGAATGGCATGTGGTGTTATAAAATAA
- a CDS encoding ABC transporter ATP-binding protein, with translation MIIKAKNISTYFGSKCVHEDISFEVQDNEIFGILGGSGSGKSVLLRQMLMLEHFDKGEYEILGKRLKNISDEDALFLQKQWGVVFQYGALFSFFNILENISIPLVEYTKLSKNDIKEIAMMKLKMVGLDESVAKLYPSELSGGMKKRVAIARALALDSKLLFLDEPTSGLDPYSSREFDELLLSLKQSFKLCVVLITHDKESMKNVLNRFLVIENKKVGFLGNVEALQEQNPRLYERFMQ, from the coding sequence TTGATTATAAAGGCTAAAAATATCAGCACTTATTTTGGAAGTAAATGTGTGCATGAAGATATTAGTTTTGAAGTGCAAGATAATGAAATTTTTGGCATTTTAGGTGGTAGTGGTAGTGGTAAATCTGTGCTTTTAAGACAAATGTTAATGCTTGAGCATTTTGATAAGGGAGAGTATGAAATTTTAGGTAAGAGATTAAAAAATATAAGCGATGAAGATGCTTTGTTTTTGCAAAAACAATGGGGTGTTGTTTTTCAATATGGAGCATTATTTAGCTTTTTTAATATACTTGAAAACATTAGCATACCTTTGGTTGAATACACAAAACTTAGCAAAAACGACATTAAAGAAATAGCTATGATGAAGCTTAAGATGGTAGGGCTTGATGAGAGCGTGGCAAAGCTTTATCCTAGTGAGTTAAGTGGGGGTATGAAAAAAAGAGTGGCCATAGCTAGAGCTTTGGCACTTGATTCTAAATTACTTTTTTTAGATGAGCCAACTTCAGGGCTTGATCCTTATAGCTCAAGAGAATTTGATGAGTTACTTTTGAGTTTAAAACAAAGCTTTAAATTATGTGTAGTCTTAATTACTCATGATAAAGAGAGTATGAAAAATGTATTAAATCGCTTTTTGGTTATAGAGAATAAAAAAGTTGGTTTTTTGGGAAATGTCGAGGCTTTGCAAGAGCAAAATCCAAGACTTTATGAGAGGTTTATGCAATAA
- a CDS encoding UDP-N-acetylmuramoyl-L-alanyl-D-glutamate--2,6-diaminopimelate ligase: MIVKIENTFICDNSNECEKDCFFLKTTQNEKFLHQALEKQAKVIGIGECKKLLNIDESIKIIGITGTNGKTTTAGAIYSILLDLGYKCALMGTRGSFINDKNITPKGLTTAPILQTLELLSLASKEKCEFLIMEVSSHALVQNRIEGLEFKAKIFTNITQDHLDFHGDFQNYQAAKESFFTDECMKFINKDAKAINFNVKGAFTYGVENPSYYHIKAYALKNGIEAVVNFGKETFMIDSSLVGLFNLYNLLAASACVNELVKPNLKELEKAISNFGGIEGRMQVVAKDVIVDFAHTPDGIEKVLDALKYRDLIVVFGAGGDRDKTKRPLMAKVAKHYAKKLIITSDNPRSEEPMDIINDILNGIEKDESVFVECDRKEAIKKALELKTKDDFVVILGKGDETYQEIKGVKYPFNDKEVVLEILKEGK, from the coding sequence ATGATAGTAAAGATTGAAAATACTTTCATTTGTGATAATTCTAATGAATGCGAAAAAGATTGTTTTTTCTTAAAAACTACTCAAAATGAAAAATTTCTTCATCAAGCTTTAGAAAAACAAGCAAAAGTTATTGGCATTGGCGAATGCAAGAAGCTTTTAAATATAGATGAAAGTATTAAAATCATAGGCATTACAGGCACAAATGGCAAGACAACTACTGCGGGCGCTATTTACTCTATCTTGCTTGATTTAGGTTATAAATGTGCCTTAATGGGAACTAGGGGTAGTTTTATAAATGATAAAAATATCACTCCAAAAGGCTTAACTACTGCTCCTATTTTACAAACCTTAGAGCTTTTATCTTTAGCAAGTAAGGAAAAATGTGAATTTTTGATTATGGAAGTAAGCTCGCATGCTTTGGTGCAAAATCGCATTGAAGGGCTTGAGTTTAAGGCTAAAATTTTTACTAATATCACTCAAGATCATTTAGATTTTCATGGGGATTTTCAAAACTACCAAGCGGCAAAAGAAAGTTTTTTTACCGATGAGTGTATGAAATTTATCAACAAAGATGCAAAAGCTATAAATTTTAATGTCAAAGGTGCTTTTACTTATGGAGTGGAAAATCCAAGTTATTATCACATTAAAGCTTATGCTTTAAAAAATGGCATTGAAGCTGTGGTAAATTTTGGTAAAGAAACTTTTATGATTGATTCTTCTTTGGTGGGGCTTTTTAATCTTTATAATCTTTTGGCTGCAAGTGCTTGTGTAAATGAACTTGTTAAGCCAAATTTAAAAGAGCTTGAAAAGGCCATTAGTAATTTTGGTGGCATTGAGGGTAGAATGCAAGTGGTTGCAAAAGATGTGATTGTAGATTTTGCTCATACGCCCGATGGTATAGAAAAAGTTTTAGATGCTTTAAAATATCGTGATTTGATTGTGGTTTTTGGAGCAGGGGGAGATAGAGATAAAACTAAGCGTCCGTTAATGGCTAAAGTTGCCAAACACTATGCTAAAAAACTCATCATCACAAGTGATAATCCGCGTTCAGAAGAGCCAATGGATATAATTAATGATATTTTAAATGGTATAGAAAAAGATGAGAGTGTTTTTGTAGAATGTGATAGAAAAGAAGCGATCAAAAAAGCATTAGAGCTTAAAACAAAAGATGATTTTGTAGTGATTTTGGGTAAGGGCGATGAGACTTATCAAGAAATCAAGGGTGTAAAATATCCTTTTAACGATAAAGAAGTAGTATTAGAGATATTAAAAGAAGGAAAATAA
- a CDS encoding MlaE family lipid ABC transporter permease subunit: protein MIKDVKNQECIFSVFGIWDKTSVGKLEKLDFPTQKNIIFDFANLDFIDTAGIRYFLALENEFKQKGFEFSRINLKSEHAKLFELCQKHYKSFCDSYEDKKTIKDFFENLGKKVANSFTILVQFLNFIGLIIYTCFKTLLNPKKLRFKAFLYHVENSAINALPIIMLTSLLVGVVLAYQAAYQLAQFGANIYIVDLMGISATRELAPLISAIVIAGRSASSYTAQIGVMKLTDEIDAMKTMGFKESEFIILPRVLALALAMPLVVIVADILSIIGGIVVAWFSLEISASEFMSRFKEAVELKHIIIGLIKAPIFGFLIASIACFRGFFVQKTTESIGVYTTKSVVNAIFWVIAFDAIFSVFLTKAGF, encoded by the coding sequence ATAATCAAAGATGTTAAAAATCAAGAATGTATTTTTAGCGTCTTTGGTATATGGGATAAAACAAGCGTAGGAAAATTGGAAAAATTAGATTTTCCTACTCAAAAAAATATTATTTTTGATTTTGCAAATTTAGATTTTATAGATACTGCTGGGATTAGGTATTTTCTAGCTTTAGAAAATGAATTTAAGCAAAAAGGTTTTGAGTTTAGTAGGATAAATCTTAAAAGCGAGCATGCTAAGCTTTTTGAACTTTGTCAAAAACACTATAAAAGCTTTTGTGATTCTTATGAAGATAAAAAAACAATCAAAGATTTTTTTGAAAATTTAGGAAAGAAAGTTGCAAATTCTTTTACAATTTTAGTGCAGTTTTTAAATTTCATAGGACTTATTATTTATACTTGTTTTAAAACACTTTTAAACCCTAAAAAACTTCGCTTTAAGGCATTTTTATATCATGTAGAAAATAGCGCTATTAATGCTTTACCTATTATTATGCTAACTTCATTGCTTGTGGGTGTAGTGCTTGCTTATCAAGCTGCGTATCAACTTGCACAATTTGGAGCTAATATTTATATTGTTGATTTAATGGGAATTTCTGCCACTAGAGAGCTTGCACCATTAATTAGTGCTATTGTTATTGCAGGCAGGAGTGCAAGTTCTTATACAGCTCAAATTGGAGTAATGAAACTTACTGATGAAATTGATGCGATGAAAACTATGGGTTTTAAAGAAAGTGAATTTATCATTTTACCTAGAGTTTTGGCTTTAGCACTTGCTATGCCTTTGGTAGTAATAGTAGCTGATATTTTAAGTATTATAGGTGGAATTGTAGTTGCTTGGTTTAGTTTAGAAATTAGTGCGAGTGAGTTTATGAGTCGTTTTAAAGAAGCAGTGGAGTTAAAACATATTATCATAGGACTTATAAAAGCACCTATTTTTGGATTTTTGATTGCTTCTATTGCTTGTTTTAGAGGATTTTTTGTACAAAAAACTACCGAAAGCATAGGTGTTTATACGACAAAAAGTGTGGTAAATGCTATTTTTTGGGTAATAGCTTTTGATGCGATTTTCTCTGTATTTTTGACAAAGGCTGGATTTTGA
- a CDS encoding helix-turn-helix domain-containing protein encodes MLIFPKDLEKISQNVLKNTFFSLCWYQKDFSNDKNQEVVFKDYALVFILKGSKSIYTMDNQFNVKKDELVFFTKNSFSIRDYLNDENIYESIILCFKESILIELIFKYQELICKLDSPKYAKSLFSLKTNLITKGIFESFLPCINEFNEKNEYLLRLKFEELFLSLLYSEDNAEFLAFLKAILSGFKLELYKMFAYCQNDFESVASMAKFSKMDIASFSRNFKQSFGITPKEWLDNKRFERAKFLLEFSTKNITQICYELGFNSPAWFIARYKKRYGITPKQEQKSKNLYFLS; translated from the coding sequence ATGTTAATTTTTCCAAAAGATCTTGAAAAAATCAGTCAAAATGTTTTGAAAAATACTTTTTTTTCTTTATGTTGGTATCAAAAAGATTTTTCAAATGATAAAAATCAAGAAGTTGTATTTAAAGATTATGCTTTAGTATTTATTTTAAAAGGTTCTAAAAGTATTTATACTATGGATAATCAGTTTAATGTAAAAAAAGATGAGCTTGTGTTTTTTACAAAAAATTCTTTTTCTATTAGAGATTATTTAAATGATGAAAATATATATGAATCTATTATTTTGTGTTTTAAGGAAAGTATTTTAATAGAACTTATTTTTAAATATCAAGAATTAATTTGTAAATTAGATTCTCCAAAATATGCTAAAAGTTTATTTAGTTTAAAAACTAATCTGATAACTAAAGGTATTTTCGAGTCTTTCTTACCTTGTATAAATGAATTTAATGAGAAAAATGAATATCTGCTTAGATTAAAATTTGAAGAATTATTTTTGTCTTTATTATATAGTGAAGATAATGCAGAGTTTTTAGCTTTTTTAAAAGCCATTTTAAGTGGTTTTAAATTAGAGCTTTATAAGATGTTTGCATATTGTCAAAATGACTTTGAAAGTGTAGCTTCTATGGCCAAATTTAGTAAAATGGATATAGCAAGTTTTAGTCGTAATTTTAAACAAAGTTTTGGTATTACTCCTAAAGAATGGCTTGATAACAAGCGTTTTGAAAGAGCTAAATTTTTACTTGAATTTTCTACAAAAAATATCACTCAAATTTGTTATGAACTTGGATTTAATTCTCCTGCTTGGTTTATAGCAAGATATAAAAAAAGATATGGCATTACCCCAAAACAAGAACAAAAGTCAAAAAACTTATATTTTTTATCTTAA
- a CDS encoding YbaB/EbfC family nucleoid-associated protein, translating to MFENMDFSKMGELLTKAQEKANELEQEALKKEFSAKSGGGLVKVSANGKGEIIDINIDDSLLEDKESMQILLIAAINDVMKMVEQNKKSMASNLFSGMGML from the coding sequence ATGTTTGAAAATATGGATTTTTCTAAAATGGGCGAGCTTTTAACTAAGGCTCAAGAAAAAGCAAATGAATTAGAGCAAGAAGCTTTAAAAAAAGAATTTAGTGCAAAAAGTGGTGGTGGTTTAGTAAAAGTTAGTGCTAATGGAAAAGGTGAAATCATCGATATAAACATTGATGATTCTTTGTTAGAAGATAAAGAGTCTATGCAAATTTTATTAATAGCAGCGATTAATGATGTGATGAAAATGGTAGAACAAAATAAAAAATCAATGGCTAGTAATTTATTTAGCGGAATGGGAATGCTATGA
- a CDS encoding ABC-type transport auxiliary lipoprotein family protein, whose product MRYLYISLIAIFFSACSLINPSQTLPANKYFSINLEKLEQSQNKKNATIIVSLPKGLAYTNEIFYKKDYTINTYAYHFWKENPALMIKSFLEFHLQDLGVFKAVLNQDSLASADYVLESKVDILEQDFSDELHSKIKFGINLNLVQINTKKLIASKYFYYEKELNDNNPQILIQNYDEVFLLFAKDFRVWVDQNLE is encoded by the coding sequence ATGAGATATTTATATATTAGTTTAATAGCTATTTTTTTTAGTGCTTGCTCTTTGATTAATCCAAGTCAAACTTTGCCTGCAAATAAATATTTTAGTATTAATTTAGAAAAGCTAGAGCAAAGTCAAAATAAAAAAAATGCAACTATTATAGTTTCCTTACCTAAAGGCTTAGCTTATACTAATGAAATTTTTTATAAAAAAGATTATACTATCAATACCTATGCTTATCATTTTTGGAAAGAAAATCCTGCTTTAATGATAAAATCTTTTTTGGAATTTCATTTGCAAGATTTGGGGGTATTTAAAGCAGTTTTAAATCAAGATAGTCTAGCTAGTGCTGATTATGTTTTAGAAAGTAAAGTGGATATTTTAGAGCAAGATTTTAGTGATGAGTTGCATTCTAAAATAAAGTTTGGTATTAATTTAAATTTAGTGCAAATAAACACTAAAAAACTTATAGCGAGTAAGTACTTTTACTATGAAAAAGAATTAAATGATAATAATCCTCAAATTTTAATCCAAAACTATGATGAGGTTTTTTTGCTTTTTGCTAAAGATTTTAGAGTTTGGGTAGATCAAAATTTGGAATAA
- the tkt gene encoding transketolase yields the protein MLQKQANTIRFLCADMVQKANSGHPGAPMGLADIISVLSTHLVHNPKDPTWLNRDRLVFSGGHASALLYSFLHLSGYDVSLEDLKNFRQLHSKTPGHPEIFTPGVEIATGPLGQGIANAVGFAMAAKKASLLLGEEIINHKVYCLCGDGDLQEGISYEACSLAGVHNLDNLIIIYDSNNISIEGDVAIAFNENVKERFRAQNFEVLEIDGHDFEQIDLALKTAKESKKPCLIIAHTTIAKGALDLEGSHHSHGAPLGEELIKKAKEALGFDPQKTFEIPEEVKIRFSGAIELGDLAQAKWNQKVQKLNAEKQALLKELLEPDFSKIQFPDFKGQDLATRDSNGVILNAIAKALPGFLGGSADLGPSNKTELKDMGDFPNGKNIHYGIREHAMAAISNAFARYGLFLPYCATFFIFSEYLKPAARIAALMRAKHFFIFTHDSIGVGEDGPTHQPIEQLSTFRAMPNSLTFRVADGVENVKAWQIALKTNMPSVFVLSRQKLSALSEPVFGDVENGAYLLEENANAQFTLLASGSEVSLCVKTAKILKEKGVIANVVSMPCYELFIAQEKSYKERILQGKVIGVEAANSNELYRICDELYGIESFGESGKDKDVFEHFGFSEEKLSSYILSLCNEK from the coding sequence ATGTTACAAAAACAAGCCAACACTATAAGATTTTTATGTGCGGATATGGTGCAAAAAGCAAATTCAGGCCACCCAGGTGCTCCAATGGGTTTAGCAGATATTATAAGTGTTTTAAGTACTCATTTAGTGCATAATCCAAAAGATCCTACATGGTTAAACCGCGATAGATTAGTCTTTTCAGGTGGTCATGCTAGTGCTTTGCTTTATAGCTTTTTACATTTGAGCGGTTATGATGTAAGTTTAGAAGATTTAAAAAATTTCCGTCAATTACACTCTAAAACCCCAGGTCATCCTGAAATTTTCACTCCAGGTGTTGAAATTGCCACAGGACCTTTAGGACAAGGCATTGCAAATGCGGTTGGTTTTGCTATGGCAGCCAAAAAAGCAAGTTTGCTTTTGGGCGAAGAGATTATCAATCATAAAGTATATTGTTTATGCGGTGATGGAGATTTACAAGAAGGAATTTCTTATGAGGCTTGTTCTTTAGCAGGTGTGCATAATCTTGATAATTTAATCATCATTTATGATAGCAATAATATTTCAATTGAAGGTGATGTGGCTATTGCTTTTAATGAAAATGTAAAAGAGCGTTTTAGAGCGCAAAATTTTGAAGTACTTGAGATAGATGGGCATGATTTTGAGCAAATTGATTTAGCATTAAAAACTGCTAAAGAAAGCAAAAAGCCTTGTTTGATTATCGCTCATACTACCATAGCTAAAGGAGCTTTAGATCTTGAGGGAAGTCATCATTCTCACGGAGCGCCTTTGGGCGAAGAGCTTATAAAAAAGGCAAAAGAGGCTTTAGGTTTTGATCCACAAAAAACTTTTGAAATCCCAGAAGAAGTTAAAATTCGCTTTAGCGGGGCAATAGAACTTGGGGATTTAGCACAAGCTAAATGGAATCAAAAAGTGCAAAAATTAAATGCAGAGAAGCAAGCATTGCTAAAAGAGCTTTTAGAGCCTGATTTTTCAAAAATACAATTTCCTGATTTTAAAGGACAAGATTTAGCTACTAGAGATAGCAATGGTGTGATTTTAAATGCTATCGCTAAAGCCTTACCGGGATTTTTAGGTGGTAGTGCAGATTTAGGTCCATCAAATAAAACTGAACTCAAAGATATGGGCGATTTTCCAAATGGAAAAAATATCCACTATGGTATAAGAGAGCATGCAATGGCTGCTATATCAAATGCTTTTGCAAGATATGGTTTGTTTTTGCCTTATTGTGCTACTTTTTTTATATTTAGTGAGTATTTAAAACCTGCTGCAAGAATAGCAGCTTTGATGAGGGCTAAACACTTTTTCATCTTTACTCACGATAGTATAGGTGTAGGTGAAGATGGCCCAACACACCAACCTATAGAGCAGCTTAGCACTTTTAGAGCTATGCCAAATTCATTGACATTTAGAGTAGCTGATGGGGTTGAAAATGTAAAAGCATGGCAGATTGCACTTAAAACTAATATGCCAAGTGTTTTTGTTTTATCGCGTCAAAAATTAAGTGCTTTAAGCGAGCCTGTTTTTGGAGATGTGGAAAATGGGGCTTATTTATTAGAAGAAAACGCAAATGCGCAATTTACACTTTTAGCAAGTGGTAGTGAAGTGTCATTATGTGTAAAAACAGCTAAGATTTTAAAAGAAAAAGGTGTGATTGCTAATGTGGTTTCTATGCCTTGTTATGAGTTATTCATCGCTCAAGAAAAATCTTATAAAGAAAGAATTTTACAAGGTAAGGTTATAGGTGTTGAAGCTGCAAATTCAAACGAGCTTTATAGAATTTGTGATGAGCTTTATGGTATAGAAAGTTTTGGTGAGAGTGGTAAAGATAAAGATGTATTTGAGCATTTTGGATTTAGTGAGGAGAAATTAAGCTCATATATTTTAAGTCTATGTAATGAAAAATAA
- a CDS encoding MlaD family protein, translating to MENKANYILIGIFVCVLFFISLFFIVWYGNLKDEKSFKYYEIYMEESVAGLSVKAPVKFLGVDVGSVENISIDSSSKQLRVKILVKLDSSLVVKTDTYASLQIQGITGFKFIQLAGGSEEASVLRAGDDVYPIIKSKESFFASIDKQTSNLLELITSSKIKLEKLLSDKNLKNIEQILQNSSEFSAHLNANVPAFLANLNKTSSKLGKSADEFSNFLNNANGQLNELNKSRMLLNENLDILRVLFLDFTQLLNILKQNPSDIIYKDKATQYAPGE from the coding sequence ATGGAAAACAAAGCAAATTATATTTTGATTGGAATTTTTGTTTGTGTGTTATTTTTTATTAGTTTGTTTTTTATAGTGTGGTATGGAAATTTAAAAGATGAAAAATCATTCAAATATTATGAAATTTATATGGAAGAATCAGTTGCAGGACTTAGTGTAAAAGCTCCAGTTAAATTTTTAGGAGTAGATGTTGGAAGTGTTGAAAACATCAGTATAGATAGCTCAAGTAAGCAACTAAGAGTAAAAATTTTAGTTAAGCTTGATTCTAGTTTGGTTGTTAAAACAGATACTTATGCAAGTTTGCAAATTCAAGGCATAACAGGATTTAAATTTATTCAGCTTGCAGGAGGTAGTGAGGAAGCTAGTGTTTTGAGAGCAGGTGATGATGTTTATCCTATTATAAAATCAAAAGAAAGTTTTTTTGCAAGCATAGATAAGCAAACTTCAAATTTATTAGAACTAATCACAAGTTCAAAAATAAAATTAGAAAAACTCTTAAGTGATAAAAATTTAAAAAACATAGAGCAAATTTTGCAAAATTCATCAGAATTTTCTGCACATTTAAATGCTAATGTACCAGCATTCTTAGCAAATTTAAATAAAACAAGCTCTAAACTTGGCAAAAGTGCAGATGAATTTTCAAATTTTTTAAACAATGCTAATGGTCAACTTAATGAGCTTAATAAAAGTAGAATGCTCTTAAATGAAAATTTAGATATTTTAAGAGTTTTGTTTTTAGATTTTACGCAATTACTAAATATTTTAAAGCAAAATCCTTCAGATATAATTTATAAAGATAAGGCTACTCAATATGCTCCAGGAGAATAA
- a CDS encoding flagellar FLiS export co-chaperone — protein MRDELEILQKHLGQVGSSIDGANLKHQTQKFSEDITDANDFIGALQILDSSLKKISKLLEDKNYEDVQDKVLIASESLKIVDNCSFLGNALFDNNYNVNVGSKAFAFEIYNPLKILETSDYEGMKAYIVDKREEIASMLSELAVAIATYSPSQSFGGSSHDFMGDFDFTKLFK, from the coding sequence ATGAGAGATGAATTAGAAATCTTACAAAAACATTTAGGACAAGTAGGTTCAAGCATAGATGGTGCAAATTTAAAACATCAAACGCAAAAATTTAGTGAAGATATTACTGATGCTAATGACTTTATAGGTGCTTTGCAAATTTTAGATTCCTCATTGAAAAAAATTTCAAAACTTCTAGAAGATAAAAACTATGAAGATGTGCAAGATAAAGTTTTAATTGCTAGTGAAAGTTTGAAAATAGTAGATAATTGCTCATTTTTAGGTAATGCTTTATTTGATAATAATTATAATGTAAATGTTGGTTCAAAGGCATTTGCTTTTGAAATTTATAATCCTTTAAAAATTTTAGAAACTAGTGATTATGAAGGTATGAAAGCTTATATAGTCGATAAAAGAGAAGAAATAGCTTCTATGCTCAGTGAGCTTGCAGTGGCTATTGCTACTTATAGTCCTAGTCAAAGTTTTGGCGGATCAAGCCATGATTTTATGGGTGATTTTGATTTTACTAAGCTTTTTAAATAA
- a CDS encoding polyprenyl synthetase family protein has translation MLEKFKQHLEQNFPKTQSFHPFFNEALKWMLEAGGKHFRAQLLLGIVNTKNPALFEKALNAALALEFIHTYSLIHDDLPAMDDASLRRGKQTLHKKYDETTAILVGDALNTQAFLLLSKLDLKENVRLKLIETLAFNAGLGGMIIGQAIDCYFEDMPLNLEQVEFLHIHKTARLIAAALKMGCEICELDEKECEQIYEIGLLIGLVFQIKDDIIDATLDTQEAGKPTHNDLHKNSFVKLLGLEGAKKAKDDKIALCEEKMKNLDSKLTNELQILIDKYLKG, from the coding sequence ATTTTAGAAAAATTCAAACAGCATTTAGAGCAAAATTTTCCTAAAACTCAAAGCTTTCATCCATTTTTTAATGAAGCTTTAAAATGGATGTTAGAAGCTGGTGGGAAGCATTTTAGAGCCCAACTGCTTTTGGGTATAGTTAATACTAAAAATCCTGCTTTGTTTGAAAAGGCTTTAAATGCAGCTTTGGCTTTGGAATTTATCCACACTTACTCTTTAATACATGATGATTTACCCGCTATGGATGATGCTTCTTTGCGTAGAGGAAAGCAAACTTTACACAAAAAATATGATGAAACTACGGCTATTTTAGTGGGCGATGCTTTAAATACTCAAGCTTTTTTACTTCTTTCTAAGCTTGATTTAAAAGAAAATGTTAGATTAAAACTCATAGAAACTCTAGCCTTTAATGCAGGGCTTGGCGGTATGATTATCGGGCAAGCTATTGATTGTTATTTTGAAGATATGCCTTTAAATTTAGAGCAAGTTGAGTTTTTGCACATTCATAAAACTGCAAGATTGATTGCAGCGGCTTTAAAAATGGGTTGTGAAATTTGTGAGTTAGATGAAAAAGAATGCGAGCAAATTTATGAAATAGGGCTTTTGATAGGATTAGTTTTTCAAATCAAAGATGATATTATCGATGCGACTTTAGATACTCAAGAAGCAGGAAAGCCAACTCATAATGATTTGCATAAAAATTCTTTTGTTAAACTTTTAGGTTTAGAAGGTGCTAAAAAGGCAAAAGATGATAAAATTGCTTTATGTGAAGAAAAAATGAAAAATTTAGACTCTAAGCTTACTAATGAGCTTCAAATTTTGATTGATAAATATTTAAAAGGTTAA